The Rhodopirellula islandica genome segment GAGAAGGTCGGTGGGCGATATGTCCCCGATGATGCGATTGGGCTGTTGATGATTTCATCCGAATCCTTGTGGAACAATGAGATGTTCCAACTGTTTCCAACGGAAGTCTTTCGGGTGCAGGCGATGGAGACGGTGGGCTTTGATCCGATGGAGGTCCGTGAGATCCGCGCCTCATTCGCTTTGTCTCCGACAACCGGCCAGCCCGAGTTTGGTGGCGTCGTGACGGTGGATGGATCGGTTGATGAGGCGGTGCTGCTGGAGGCCCTGGATGTGAACGCCCAGTCCATGCAGTTGGGTGGTCGCACGGTGTATCAGGTGCAACCTTCGCCACCGGTGGTTCTATGTCAGTTGGAAAAGAACGCTGCCGATTCAGAAGTTTGGTACATCGGGACCTTGGAATACATGGACCGGGTGGTGGCGGCGAAGGCGGAAGTGATCGAAGCCGAGCGAGGTCCCTTGCCCAATCGAGTCGCGAATTTGCCGGCTCGCGATGGAGTGTCGCTGGTCGTTGAGATGCAATCGATCCGGCCGATGGTGAGTGGGTTGGCGATGAATGCGGCGGGAAGTTTGCCGCCGCGGTTGCAGCCGCTGGGGCAGATCCCCGGTTTGACCGATGCGGTGCTCTTGCATCTCGGTCTGATCGACGAGGCGACCTCAATGGAGTTGACCGTGGTTGCGATCGACGATTCCGCAGCGGAGCAGATCGAGTCCATTGTTCAAGACTCGTTGATCGAGGCGGAAGCGATGGCCGACGCTGCGATTCAGAGAGAACTCAACGCGTCGGAGATGTCCCCGGCAATGCGGCAGGCAACGGAAGCGTATGCCGAGCGAGTCTCAGCCTTGGTGAAGGAGGCGATTCAACCAAATCGTGTGGGCACCGATTTGAGCATCGCGATCGAGTCGAAGATGGGGATCGCATCCACCGGCGTGTTGGTGGG includes the following:
- a CDS encoding DUF1559 domain-containing protein, giving the protein MMQDTVCKGRGKQRQNGFDWHSKWLGMILVLAATAVPGGSSKTHAQDALRAVVQTDLLADPSPVEKVGGRYVPDDAIGLLMISSESLWNNEMFQLFPTEVFRVQAMETVGFDPMEVREIRASFALSPTTGQPEFGGVVTVDGSVDEAVLLEALDVNAQSMQLGGRTVYQVQPSPPVVLCQLEKNAADSEVWYIGTLEYMDRVVAAKAEVIEAERGPLPNRVANLPARDGVSLVVEMQSIRPMVSGLAMNAAGSLPPRLQPLGQIPGLTDAVLLHLGLIDEATSMELTVVAIDDSAAEQIESIVQDSLIEAEAMADAAIQRELNASEMSPAMRQATEAYAERVSALVKEAIQPNRVGTDLSIAIESKMGIASTGVLVGLLLPAVQAAREAARRMQSSNNIKQIMLAMHNHHAAFGELPFSAIVDDDGNPLLSWRVALLPFQDENELYQQFRLDEPWDSEHNLPLAQQIPSVYQPPGAIVPPGHTIYQAVVGDAIGLKPRQRTGFREFLDGLSNSVLVLETNAEQAVVWTKPEDIAIDLDDPLKGLGQAWQGGFHVGMGDGAVKFITDQIDPELFRKLLTRAGHEVVAIP